A window of the Microbacterium sp. LWH13-1.2 genome harbors these coding sequences:
- a CDS encoding LON peptidase substrate-binding domain-containing protein, translating into MVALPMFPLGSVLFPHTPLLLRVFEPRYLTMIGQLLDQDDPQFGVVLIERGHEVGGGDRRSSIGATARLATVSADADVLHIVAIGTDRFTVERWMDDEPYPRAEVSTLPELTWNDALTPLRTEAEAIVRRVLARVEGPWDPETELSDDPLAASWQLAAIAPLGEYDRHVLLRSTTVGALLRQVIDLTLEAELLWSAE; encoded by the coding sequence ATGGTCGCTCTCCCCATGTTCCCGCTCGGCTCGGTGCTCTTCCCGCACACGCCGCTGCTGCTCCGAGTCTTCGAACCGCGCTATCTGACGATGATCGGGCAGCTTCTCGACCAGGACGATCCGCAGTTCGGGGTCGTGCTCATCGAGCGTGGTCACGAAGTCGGCGGCGGTGATCGCCGAAGCAGCATCGGCGCGACCGCCAGGCTCGCCACCGTCTCGGCGGATGCCGACGTGCTGCACATCGTCGCCATAGGCACCGACCGCTTCACGGTCGAGCGGTGGATGGATGACGAGCCCTACCCGCGTGCAGAGGTCTCGACGCTGCCCGAGCTGACCTGGAACGATGCGCTCACCCCGCTGCGCACCGAAGCCGAGGCGATCGTGAGGCGCGTCCTCGCCCGTGTCGAGGGGCCGTGGGATCCCGAGACAGAGCTGTCGGACGACCCGCTCGCCGCGTCATGGCAGCTCGCCGCCATCGCGCCGCTCGGAGAGTACGACCGGCACGTGCTCCTGCGGTCGACGACCGTCGGCGCGTTGCTGCGTCAGGTCATCGACCTCACGCTCGAGGCCGAGTTGCTCTGGTCAGCCGAGTGA
- a CDS encoding PLP-dependent transferase produces MTDDTTGFATRAVHAARNQGAASSRATPIYLTAGFEFDDFDHAANHFGTGAGFGYTRTGNPTIHAVERQLAALESGADAVLVASGQAAVVTALLTVAGAGDHIVSSTHIYEGTRGLLLDNLARLGIDATFIDDIGDPEAWRQAIRPNTRALFAESIANARNDILDIAAVSAVADDAAIPLIVDNTLATPFLVRPLEHGAAIVVHSASKFLAGHGSVLGGVIVDDGRFDAEKAGHNAPHLVLPGRGGFPSVASRHGGKARIAYARESVAPRFGASPSPLNAFLIGQGAETLGLRVERQSRNALEVARWLAAQDAVESVDYVGLETHPDHALAQRYLHGGHGSIFTFTLRGGLDAARDFVESVDVFTHMTHIGDVRSLVLHPGTTSHAHRTQEERDLLGVRPGTLRLSIGIEDVTDLISDLARVLEPAREAVA; encoded by the coding sequence ATGACCGACGACACCACCGGCTTCGCCACCAGGGCCGTCCACGCCGCCAGGAATCAGGGTGCCGCCTCATCTAGGGCGACTCCCATCTATCTGACCGCGGGCTTCGAGTTCGACGATTTCGATCACGCGGCGAACCACTTCGGCACGGGTGCGGGCTTCGGATACACGCGCACCGGCAATCCCACGATCCATGCGGTCGAGCGCCAGCTCGCCGCGCTCGAGTCCGGAGCTGACGCGGTTCTCGTGGCCAGCGGCCAGGCGGCCGTCGTCACTGCCCTTCTGACTGTGGCAGGGGCAGGCGACCACATCGTCTCGTCCACGCATATCTACGAGGGCACCCGGGGCCTCCTGCTCGACAACCTCGCCCGCCTCGGCATCGACGCCACGTTCATCGACGACATCGGGGATCCCGAAGCGTGGCGGCAGGCGATCCGCCCCAACACCAGGGCCCTGTTCGCGGAATCGATCGCGAATGCCCGCAATGACATCCTCGACATCGCAGCCGTGAGCGCCGTCGCCGACGATGCGGCAATCCCGCTCATCGTCGACAACACCCTCGCCACGCCCTTCCTCGTGCGTCCTCTGGAGCACGGCGCCGCGATCGTGGTGCACTCCGCCTCGAAGTTCCTCGCCGGCCACGGCTCCGTTCTCGGCGGCGTCATCGTCGACGACGGTCGCTTCGACGCCGAGAAGGCCGGCCACAACGCCCCGCACCTCGTGCTCCCCGGCCGCGGGGGCTTTCCGAGCGTCGCCTCCCGGCACGGCGGCAAAGCACGCATCGCCTATGCGCGCGAATCCGTGGCACCCCGCTTCGGTGCGTCGCCGTCTCCGCTCAACGCCTTCCTGATCGGGCAAGGGGCCGAGACTCTGGGCCTGCGTGTCGAGCGTCAGTCCCGCAACGCCCTCGAGGTGGCGCGCTGGCTCGCCGCTCAGGACGCGGTCGAGAGCGTCGACTACGTGGGCCTCGAGACGCACCCCGATCACGCGCTCGCCCAGAGATACCTCCACGGCGGCCACGGCTCGATCTTCACGTTCACCCTCCGCGGCGGACTCGACGCGGCACGCGACTTCGTCGAGAGCGTCGACGTCTTCACCCACATGACGCATATCGGCGATGTGCGCTCGCTCGTGCTGCATCCCGGGACGACGAGCCATGCGCACCGCACGCAGGAGGAGCGGGACCTGCTGGGTGTCCGGCCCGGGACCCTGCGACTCTCGATCGGCATCGAGGACGTCACCGACCTCATCTCGGACCTCGCCCGCGTGCTCGAGCCGGCGCGGGAGGCCGTCGCATGA
- a CDS encoding LLM class flavin-dependent oxidoreductase: MSRPQHFGWFLARGFGPQGWGYPSLDWDYDWTRPEIYQEAARTLEQAGFDLVIIEDAPSLGSADTIDLRVRHAFGGPKHDPLLLAPYLFQATRHLGVVPTVNPAAYLPYTAARQFSTLQHLSAHRLGLNVVTDTGSARHFSAADQLGHDAAYDRAEEWLDGIRSLWRSWDQGALVQDRETGVFADGSKLHPTRHRGEHFAFDGPLNAVPFTDGEPAIVSPGGSGRGLGFAGANSDVQLALAPLDEASVRAYRAKIHEAAIAAGRSPADITILFAIQPVITSSPEEADRLVAASAHPDDAALMQIARKQSSDLETDLTALDLDRPLDLSIFGEHVSQGSIRRLIGDRGDDAPLRAHLTALARTGRIADRSGFVGTAEEFADLIEELGGWGNDGVLLWGDFHPVSLHRTLDELVPVLRRRGILRREYVDGGLQANLRAF, encoded by the coding sequence ATGAGCAGGCCCCAGCACTTTGGCTGGTTCCTGGCTCGCGGCTTCGGACCGCAGGGCTGGGGATACCCGTCACTGGACTGGGACTACGACTGGACGCGTCCCGAGATCTATCAGGAGGCCGCTCGCACTCTGGAGCAGGCCGGGTTCGACCTCGTGATCATCGAGGATGCGCCCTCTCTCGGATCCGCGGACACCATCGATCTGCGGGTGCGCCACGCGTTCGGCGGCCCGAAGCACGATCCTCTCCTCCTCGCTCCCTATCTCTTCCAGGCCACCCGCCATCTCGGTGTCGTGCCGACCGTCAATCCTGCGGCGTACCTCCCCTACACGGCGGCGCGACAGTTCTCGACGCTGCAGCACCTCAGCGCCCATCGGCTCGGACTCAACGTCGTCACGGACACCGGGAGCGCTCGCCACTTCTCCGCAGCGGACCAGCTCGGCCACGACGCCGCCTACGACCGCGCCGAGGAGTGGCTCGACGGCATCCGATCACTCTGGCGGAGCTGGGACCAGGGCGCGCTGGTGCAGGACCGAGAGACGGGAGTCTTCGCCGACGGATCGAAGCTGCATCCAACCAGACACCGTGGGGAGCACTTCGCGTTCGACGGCCCCCTGAACGCGGTCCCCTTCACGGATGGCGAACCGGCGATCGTCTCGCCCGGGGGCTCTGGACGCGGTCTCGGCTTCGCCGGTGCGAACTCCGATGTGCAGCTCGCACTCGCGCCGCTGGACGAAGCGTCCGTCCGCGCGTACCGGGCGAAGATCCATGAGGCGGCGATCGCTGCCGGCCGCTCCCCCGCCGACATCACCATCCTGTTCGCGATCCAGCCGGTCATCACGTCGTCGCCGGAGGAAGCAGATCGACTCGTCGCCGCCTCCGCCCACCCGGACGACGCGGCCCTGATGCAGATCGCTCGCAAGCAGTCGAGTGATCTCGAGACAGATCTGACGGCGCTCGACCTCGATCGCCCGCTCGACCTGTCGATCTTCGGAGAGCATGTCTCCCAGGGCAGCATCCGGCGCCTGATCGGCGATCGCGGCGACGATGCCCCGTTGCGGGCGCATCTGACGGCTCTCGCTCGCACCGGTCGGATCGCCGACCGATCGGGGTTCGTCGGAACGGCCGAGGAGTTCGCCGACCTCATCGAGGAACTCGGCGGCTGGGGCAACGACGGCGTGCTCCTGTGGGGCGACTTCCATCCCGTGTCTCTCCACCGCACGCTCGACGAGCTCGTGCCGGTGCTCCGTCGCCGAGGCATCCTTCGACGTGAGTACGTCGACGGAGGGCTTCAGGCGAATCTGCGCGCGTTCTGA
- a CDS encoding DUF427 domain-containing protein has protein sequence MRRPAPITPAPGQESVWDYPRPPRVERVPERVTIRLGGALIADTRDAVRVLETSHPPVFYLPIADFGEGALADAPGSSFCEFKGAARYLDVRGGSLVAAGAAWNYPNPTAGFEVLADRVAVYAGPMDECTVGGETVVPQPGGFYGGWVTSSVVGPFKGVPGSMGW, from the coding sequence ATGCGCAGACCCGCCCCGATCACCCCTGCTCCCGGACAGGAATCCGTGTGGGACTACCCTCGGCCGCCGAGGGTCGAGCGGGTCCCGGAGCGCGTCACCATACGCCTGGGCGGTGCGCTCATCGCCGACACCCGTGATGCGGTGCGGGTGCTCGAGACGAGTCATCCGCCCGTGTTCTACCTGCCGATCGCCGACTTCGGCGAAGGAGCGCTCGCGGATGCCCCAGGCTCGTCGTTCTGTGAGTTCAAGGGAGCCGCCCGGTATCTCGACGTGCGCGGCGGATCCCTCGTGGCGGCGGGAGCGGCCTGGAACTATCCGAACCCCACGGCCGGGTTCGAGGTGCTGGCGGATCGGGTCGCAGTCTATGCGGGCCCGATGGATGAGTGCACGGTCGGGGGCGAGACCGTCGTTCCGCAGCCCGGCGGGTTCTACGGAGGATGGGTGACGTCCTCGGTCGTCGGGCCGTTCAAGGGTGTACCCGGCTCCATGGGCTGGTAG